The Plasmodium cynomolgi strain B DNA, scaffold: 0323, whole genome shotgun sequence sequence aaaaataaatatgcataaaataataattgtaaataaatataggTAGACTTTTTATTGTTgctaaaataattaataaatttataataattataggaacataaataaaaaaaaaatttgttttttcatataatgtAACAcctatttccattttttaaagcataattgtattttatattttttaaaacataaacaTAGCAGGATTACATAgtacataaattaaaaaatttaaagaaaaattcatacttataaatatatgttttttttcttaaatttgtaaaaaaataaaatactaaagtatttattttgacaggtatatttacataattcATTGAAttatgataatttatttatctatttGATACATATTACATAGTATATAATAGATATAGAAGAATTGAAGAGTCAGGCAAGTTCAATATTTTCCATCAAAATagtaatttataatatatattttgcatagtattttattatacattaatatattaagGTTGGTAgctttataattaatttttcctatttACATTTctatttcaaattttagtgttcctttttgaaggATATTTGGAGTATGCATCAtgattttattcaaaatgtgaGTGGAAGCAAATATACGCAgaatttaaatgtttttgAACAGGGTAAGTTTTTTACCGATCCTAATATGAATGAGTATAAAAACATATCTATGAAACTTTTTCGAAATTTGTTGTTATTAGCTGAGCGCAATTATAAAGgtgaaaacttttttaaatattgtgatatattatacatttggatatattatgaaataaagaaaaggggTCTTACTAATTCTATTATTGAAGCATCTTTTAAAGAGTTAGTTAAATATATAACGGAAAACCTTAAAAAACTATCTTGTCCTTATTTCTCAtttcatgaaaaaattcagaaaccggaaaaattaataaaattacgcTTATTCCAATATAATACATCtacttttcaaaatatattgaatGATATACATGAGCCAAGCAACTGTTGGTGTCTAGAGTATGTCTATGAgtgtattaatatatataaagataTGAATAAGGAATTCTGTGcaacgaaagaaaaaatgatcactTACAAGGATACTTGTAACATActagaaaattttaatacaaTTTATTCTAATTATTttcgtgaagaaaataagGTAATTTATGAATTACCACTTTTAACTGatactactactgctactcATACTCCCACTTTTACGCATGTAACTAGATGTTCATCGAATAAGGAGAAATCAGAACCATATTCCAGTGCTGTTGATCAATCAAGCAGTCCTAAACATACTAGTATATCCACTGCTGTTGGAACAATGGCTGGAATACCTCCCTTTTTAGTGCTAATATATAAggttataataatatatagttGAAATTATAAACAATATATAGCACAAATATACACGTTATAGTTTTTAttctataattatatatatattaatatatatatatatatatatataaattctgtattagtttaccccaATTGGAACGTGGTTTCGGtccaaaaatgaaagaagtaCAGACGTATTCAAAGATTTAGacgaagaaatagaaaaagagtTATATTTTCCTAGACATGAAAATGCAGTTATAAATTCTAATCAAGAAAGACATAACGTGGCTTATGGACCAATATGAAT is a genomic window containing:
- a CDS encoding hypothetical protein (putative); this encodes MHHDFIQNVSGSKYTQNLNVFEQGKFFTDPNMNEYKNISMKLFRNLLLLAERNYKGENFFKYCDILYIWIYYEIKKRGLTNSIIEASFKELVKYITENLKKLSCPYFSFHEKIQKPEKLIKLRLFQYNTSTFQNILNDIHEPSNCWCLEYVYECINIYKDMNKEFCATKEKMITYKDTCNILENFNTIYSNYFREENKVIYELPLLTDTTTATHTPTFTHVTRCSSNKEKSEPYSSAVDQSSSPKHTSISTAVGTMAGIPPFLVLIYKVIIIYS